The DNA region TGCCGTGTCCAACGCCGGTGCGCTGGGCTCCATCGGCATCGGCGCCAGCACGCCCGAGCAGGCCCGGGCGATGATCCGCGATACCCGCGCGCTGACCGCCAAGCCGTTCAACGTCAACCTCTTCTGCCACGCGCCCGCCCAGCCCGACCCCGCGCGTGAACGGGCCTGGCTGGAGCACCTGCGCCCGCTGTTCGCCGAATTCGACGCCGAACCGCCGGCCGCGCTGCGCGAGATCTACCGCAGCTTCCTCGACGACCCGGCCATGCTCCAGGTGCTGCTGGAAGAGGCCCCGGCCGTGGTCAGCTTCCACTTCGGCCTGCCGCAGCAAGGCTGGATCGACCAGCTGAAGGCTCGCGGCATCCGCCTGCTCGCCACCGCCACCAACCTGGCCGAGGCGCGGCTGATCGAAGTGGCCGGAATCGACGCTATCGTCGCCCAGGGCGTCGAAGCTGGCGGCCATCGCGGTGTGTTCGAGCCCGAGCAGGATGCGCTGATCGGCACCTTCGCCCTCACCCGCACCCTGGCCAGCCGGACCCGCCTGCCGGTCATCGCCGCCGGCGGCATCATGGACGGCGCCGGCATCCGCGCGGCGCTGCAACTGGGCGCCAGCGGCGCGCAGCTCGGCACCGCCTTCATCCTCTGCCCGGAATCCGCCGCCAACGCCGCCTACCGCGCAGCCATGCAAAGCCCACGGGTCGAGCGCACCGCCCTCACCGCGGCCATCTCCGGGCGCTCCGCACGCGGGCTGCCGAACCGGCTGTTCAGCGATGTCGGCCACCCCCAGGCCCCTGCCCTGCCCGACTACCCCATCACCTACGACGCCGCCAAGGCCCTGCACGCGGCCGCCTCGGCCAAGGGCTGCGACGACTACGCCGTGCAGTGGGCCGGCCAGGGCGCACCGCTGGCCCGGGCATTGCCCGCCGCCGAACTGGTGGCCACCCTCGCCGGTGAACTTGCGTGACGTAGGGGCGTGCTTGGAATTGGGTTCGTAGGGGTAGCGCTGCGCCGTAGGTCGGCGCCGAGCGCAGCGAGGCCCAACGGAGCGTGGCTCGGCTGCGCTGCGTTGGGCTTCGTACCTCAACCCAACCTACCCCCGTGGCAGGACGTAGCCCGGGACACACACGGACGTAAAGACAAAAAAGGGAGGCTCGAAGCCTCCCTTTCTCATCACCTCCTGGTCACCAGGTCCCGCTGCTCATCCCGCCGTCCACCGCCAGCACCACGCCCGTGGTGAAGCCGGCGCCGGCGAGGTACAGCACTGCCGCGGCGATCTCCCCAACCGTGCCGATCCGCCCCGACGGTGCCAGGCCGTTGAGGAACTCGCGGTTGGCCGGGTCGTGCATCGGCGTCTCGATGATGCCGGGCGCCACCGCGTTGACCTGGATGTTGTGCGGCGACAGCTCAAGCGCCAGCGCGCGGGTCATCTGGTTGATGCCGCCCTTGATCAGCACCGGCAGCGCCGCGGGCACCCGGATGTTGGGCTGCAGGGCCACGGCGGCGGAGATGTTGATGATGCGTCCGCCGCCCCGTGCGGCCATGTGCGCGGCGGCCACCTGGCTGCTGTAGACCACGCCCTTGAGGTTGGTGTCCAGCAGCGTTTCCAGGTCTTGCGGGCTGTAGTCGATGAAGGGCTTGGGCAGGAAGAAGCCGGCGTTGTTGACCAGCACCTCGACGCTGCCGAACGCCTCCAGCGCCGCGGCGAACACCCTGGAGGCGGTGCCCGGGTCGGCGACGTCCCCGGCCACGCCGATGAACCCGGCCGGGTCGCCCAGGCTCGCGGCGGCTTCACGCAGGCGCTCGGCGGTACGCGCGGTGCCGACCACGTTGTAGCCCTGGTCGATGAAGGCGCGGGCCAGGCCCAGGCCGATGCCGCTGGATGCGCCGGTGATGACGACGGTCTGCTTGCTCATGTTCGGTTCCTCTCAGATGGCTCGTGTCGTGGCAGCGGTCGCGCCGCGTTGCCGTTGCAGCGCACTGTATTTGTGAGCATCGAGCCGAAAAATCCGCCATGGATCACTTCAGTTGATACGCCAGGTAATCAATCGACCGGCGATGCGGGCGGCGGATGAACGCGGGCGACCGGATTTTGGCCGGAGTCGCCGTGGCGGGGAGCGCGCGCGTTGGCCATGCTGAGCACGCCCATGACAACGACAAGAGGTGGCCCCGATGTTCGAGTTCTTCCATGTCCATCCCAGCGTCAACCGCGCCCTGGAGAC from Pseudomonas tohonis includes:
- a CDS encoding NAD(P)H-dependent flavin oxidoreductase, which gives rise to MLITELLGIEIPLIQAPMVGVSTPKLAAAVSNAGALGSIGIGASTPEQARAMIRDTRALTAKPFNVNLFCHAPAQPDPARERAWLEHLRPLFAEFDAEPPAALREIYRSFLDDPAMLQVLLEEAPAVVSFHFGLPQQGWIDQLKARGIRLLATATNLAEARLIEVAGIDAIVAQGVEAGGHRGVFEPEQDALIGTFALTRTLASRTRLPVIAAGGIMDGAGIRAALQLGASGAQLGTAFILCPESAANAAYRAAMQSPRVERTALTAAISGRSARGLPNRLFSDVGHPQAPALPDYPITYDAAKALHAAASAKGCDDYAVQWAGQGAPLARALPAAELVATLAGELA
- a CDS encoding SDR family NAD(P)-dependent oxidoreductase; translation: MSKQTVVITGASSGIGLGLARAFIDQGYNVVGTARTAERLREAAASLGDPAGFIGVAGDVADPGTASRVFAAALEAFGSVEVLVNNAGFFLPKPFIDYSPQDLETLLDTNLKGVVYSSQVAAAHMAARGGGRIINISAAVALQPNIRVPAALPVLIKGGINQMTRALALELSPHNIQVNAVAPGIIETPMHDPANREFLNGLAPSGRIGTVGEIAAAVLYLAGAGFTTGVVLAVDGGMSSGTW